From the genome of Leptodactylus fuscus isolate aLepFus1 chromosome 1, aLepFus1.hap2, whole genome shotgun sequence, one region includes:
- the LOC142189197 gene encoding gastrula zinc finger protein XlCGF53.1-like: protein MERDRNKLAESILNLTLEIIYQLTGEDYTVVKKTSSRRCQAPMSEGWRGTWNQILEPPPHPLIQEEINGQKILELTNKMLELLTGEVPIRCQDVAVYFSMEEWENLEGHKDLYKEVMMEDHQPLTSAALKGALCVPYHAAVSDFLMLFNVSNVTLDAQLKAKIISLV from the exons ATGGAGAGAGACAGGAACAAATTGGCGGAGAGTATcctaaatctcaccctagagatcatctaccagcttactggagag gattacacagtagtgaagaagacctctagtaggcgctgtcaggctcctatGTCTGAAGGATGGAGAGGAACTTGGAACCAAATCCTggagcctccacctcaccccctgatacaggaggagatcaatggacagaagatcctagaactcaccaacaagatgctggagctgctgactggagag gttcctataaggtgtcaggatgtcgctgtctatttctccatggaggagtgggagaatttagaaggacacaaggatctgtacaaggaggtgatgatggaggaccaccagcccctcacatcagcag CCCTCAAGGGagccctgtgtgtcccatatcaCGCTGCTGTCAGCGACTTTCTGATGCTGTTCAACGTCAGCAACGTGACATTGGATGCCCAACTTAAAGCAAAAATAATAAGCCTGGTGTAA